From a single Paenibacillus sp. FSL W8-0426 genomic region:
- a CDS encoding MbtH family protein, which produces MTNPFEREDGNYVVLMNDEGQYSLWPASIEIPAGWTMMLGKAKRRVCLDYIAEQWTDLKPLSLCDEQGAPGMVHEGAN; this is translated from the coding sequence ATGACGAACCCGTTTGAACGGGAGGATGGCAACTACGTGGTATTGATGAATGACGAGGGCCAATATTCGCTCTGGCCGGCATCCATTGAGATTCCGGCGGGCTGGACGATGATGCTGGGCAAGGCCAAACGGCGGGTTTGCCTGGACTATATCGCCGAGCAGTGGACCGATCTGAAGCCGCTCAGCCTATGTGACGAGCAGGGCGCGCCTGGTATGGTACACGAGGGTGCGAATTGA
- a CDS encoding 4'-phosphopantetheinyl transferase superfamily protein, whose protein sequence is MTMTMNMHILSVPAVLNEEHWNLLLSQVSSERREKAARFVHRVDAYRSVLGEVLARVTLGQKLGLRPDELSFTQNAYGKPSLLTRDPDGDVPFNLSHSGSWIALISGGRAPLGVDVEQIAPIDMHIAERFFSKEENGYLATLPAAARLEAFYRLWTLKESYIKAVGTGLSMPLESFSILPDGAGHWHCPQTRAYRFFSQRLDDNHMLAACSTAGELPQQPEIVTMEEILEGLVR, encoded by the coding sequence ATGACAATGACGATGAACATGCATATTCTCTCTGTCCCAGCGGTACTAAACGAAGAACATTGGAACCTGCTTCTCTCTCAAGTCTCTTCCGAACGACGGGAAAAAGCGGCCCGCTTCGTGCATCGGGTCGATGCGTACCGCTCTGTACTCGGGGAAGTACTCGCAAGGGTCACGCTGGGACAAAAGCTTGGGCTGCGACCGGATGAATTGTCCTTCACGCAGAATGCCTACGGCAAACCGTCCCTGCTGACCCGCGATCCGGATGGCGATGTGCCGTTCAACCTATCCCATTCCGGCAGCTGGATCGCACTTATCTCGGGCGGCCGGGCTCCGCTTGGCGTGGATGTAGAGCAAATCGCCCCGATCGACATGCACATTGCGGAACGTTTTTTCTCTAAAGAAGAGAACGGCTATTTGGCCACATTGCCTGCAGCGGCTCGGCTGGAAGCCTTTTACCGGTTATGGACGCTTAAAGAAAGCTACATCAAAGCCGTTGGCACAGGGTTGTCCATGCCGCTGGAGTCGTTCTCCATCCTGCCCGACGGAGCCGGGCATTGGCATTGTCCCCAAACCAGGGCGTATCGCTTTTTCAGCCAGCGTCTGGATGACAATCACATGCTGGCAGCCTGCTCGACCGCGGGAGAGCTTCCGCAACAACCGGAGATTGTAACGATGGAAGAAATCCTTGAGGGACTGGTGCGTTGA